CGGGTCACAGATACTTGTCCCCAAATTCGGCTATCAGATTCGTACATTAATcccaaagtcctttcatttaagttcttCGTTGTCCCGGTCACTCTGCATAAGCGTTTAAGTGATACTTCGAGGACTCCAAACTCTTGGTCCCttatattcgcactctactttcaacggccttttatttaagacccatatcgTCCCGGTTGGCCTACATGTCAGTTTTGGGGGTTCTTTTTTCAAAGTCGGGTGGCTTCCCAGAAACTTGTTGTCCAAAATTTCTATATTTCTTTTgtttggttctgttgaatattcaGATCCAGAAACTATGCGACTACGGTGGAACtgagtctgagtcgagtgggtctgactgGGCATTTAATCAGGTGAAGTGTGTCGAGTCGTCGgaacatacatcctgcacgttgatAACGATCGTTGCTCTGTAGCGGTGCTCCAAAGAAAGCCAGGTAATAATAGACTGTGCCTTGATAGTCGGAAACTAAATTCTGTCACCGTTGGTGATGCCTACCCTTTGCTCCACATTGAAGGTATGTTATATAGGTTGCCAAGGGCCGAGTTCATAACAGCCTTAGATCTGAAAGATGCCTTTTGGCAGATACCCTTAGATCAGCAAGATCAGCCCCCAAACTATTCCGAATTTGGAGCTGAATTTTTACTTTAAACCCGAATAGAGACATTTGGTCTCTAATATTGGTACTTTATGTCAGTACATACATGTCTGTTTTAGGGGCTTTCTATTGAGTCGGGCTGCTCCTCTTACAATTAATATCTAAGacttatatcaaattcgtacaccACTTCCATTGACCTGTTATTTGGACACTCTGTTGTCTCTATCCGCCATGTAATTTTCGGAGGTTATTTGACTATTAACACCCTTAATTAGAGTGCGAACTAAAGAAAATATTGCAGCGGAATCGAccagtgttaatgatgaccatcaattaCCGATTCGTCACCGTTCGCAGCCATTGGATCTCTGTTACTCAACAACGTGGAAGATTTTGCGGAAGGATTTAGGTATGAAGCCTTAcaaaatacagctggtgcaagaattgaagTCGAACGACCTATAGCAACGCCGAGTTTTTGTTGAATGGGCGTTTGGAAAGTAGGTTGAAGATCTATTTTTAACGAAAAATTGTGGTCTGCGACGAAGtttatttttggcttaatgggtacgtaaatatgaATTGTCGATGctggagtgaagatcaaccagaagcattgcaagagctaccaatgcatccagaaaaagtcgcagtttggtggggtttatgggcCGATGGcaacattggaccgtacttcttcaaagatgatgcgaatcagcGATGATGAAGgccagccagaaacattgcgaaagctaccaatgcatccagaaaaagtcccagtttggtgcggtttatgggctggtggcaagattggaccgtacttcttcaaagatgatgggcATCAGCGATGATAAAggtcagccagaaacattgcaaaagctaccaatgcatccagaaaaagtcacagtttggtgcggtttatgggctgatggcatcattggaccgtacttcttcaaaaagaTGATACAAATCAGCGATGATGAAGGTTAGCCAGAAACATTGCGAAAGCTACCAATgcgtccagaaaaagtcacagtttggtggggtttatgggctgatggcaacattggaccgtacttcttcaaagatgatgcgaatcagcgatgatgaagatcagccagaagcattgcaagagctaccaatgcatccagaaaaaatcacagtttggtgcagtttatgggctgatggcatcattggaccgaacttcttcaaagatgatgtgatcACTATcgcgagatgatatccaactttttttttgcccaaaatgcatgagcttgacttgcatgacctgtggtttcaacaaaacggtgccacatgccacacagcacgcgtagcaatggacttattgagaggcgagttcggtgaacattttattttacgatcggaaccgcctagatcgtgcgatttacagcctttagactattttttgtggggctttgttaaagcttatgtctatacagacaagcctacttcaattgacgcattggaagacaacattgaaacattaactagtgagatactggccgaaatgtaggaaagagtttgccaaaattggactaagcggatgggccTTTTGAGACGGTGTCGATatcaacattttaatgaaataatcttcaaacattaaattatatggaacgatttcatgtatttttctgaattttgtgtgtattttttgaaaaactttcctatcaccttttaatgaaacattttccaggtttcctatatcCTGCTGAGAGAAATGAATTCTGGGATGGATGTAAAGGCAAACTATGTCAATGCATATATCccgaaactattgggttgcccaaaaggtaattgcggatttttcatatagtcggcgttgacaaattttttcacagcttgtgactctgtaattgcattcttcattctgtcagttatcagctgttacttttagcttgctttagaaaaaaagtgtaaaaaaagtatatttgattaaagttcattctaagttttattaaaaatgcatttactttcttttaaaaaatccgcaattactttttgggcaacccaatataaatttgTATTGTATGAGTTTTATAGCCATAAAACAGTTTGAAAATCGTACCACAAAATTTCGTAAAGACGAAATAACAATTTGACATCATCATCATAACACAAATCAACTGGTTTACACCTCGTCTCCATCCattcgaaatttcaaaaaaatatttgttctcaAGCGATAATGCCAGCCTAAATAGTGACGCAATTCACGATTATATTGGCCTGACAACACTTATCTAGAATTAGGTATTACTCTGAGGTCTTAAGTTTTTGGGATTAACTAAAGTTCAGGATTTTTGAGTATGGTGTTTTAATCTCTAACTATTCATATTTTCTCTCTTTGGAACAAAAATATCCTCTAACATTGTATGATTACCTTTGGTGACTTTTCAAAATAGAATAGAACCCCGTTTaaactgctctttaaatccgaatttaatggctcgatcatctgttttcccttcccttcccttaaAATCAgatgacgagagccttaaattgGGATTTAATGagtagtgtaaacggggtttagaATGAGATTCCCGTAAAAATCTCAAAAGAATTCAAGGCATTGTGTGTCCTGCGCAAGGCTTAAACCATTCTATGCATGCTATGCAATTGTAATAGCAACTCGCATCCGACGTAGGTACCGAACACTGTATAATCTCTTGTATTGGATAAGTTTTCATTTCTCTTTGCAACGGCATGCAGGGATGTTCCAGCAAGTATGAACAAAACCTACGACTATTACCTTTCAAATCAACCCAACATATTTCAAGAATCTTTGATATTCACATTAAAACCCTAAATTCGTACTGTTTTAATAAACTTTAACTTGTAAAAATATTGTTACTAttatacttttaaataaaataaaaatgttcaagATACATCAAAATAAAgtgtatttttttgaaatttgaggaATTTGATGGTGAATGAATACCCAAAAAACCGAAGAAGGACTAAACATCGCAACAGGCACAATAAAAAACGTAATTTTTATGAACATATGCGAAAAACCATAATGATATATTTCTTCTTTTTAGAAATCCTCATTTTCCCTTGCACCTCCTCTTAATATTGCAAAGCCCATCAACAAATAATCATGCACTGTAAATGTTTATTCAAAATCTATCAAAAACCACTTAGAAGCAGCTATCAATGCTGGGCAAAGTACCATCACAGTACTTCCAGGTGGACCAGGCAGTCCAGCCTTGTTGTTTCAATACCAATTGGGCGCACTTGACTGCAGGTTCAATGCTGTCAACCAAGAAATCTTCGCACTTGATCTTGCACTCATTGTAGGAGAAAGCACCAGAGGGAGGAGAGCACCAGTAGTAGTTGTTGATCTGGAAGATACCATAGTCGCGAGAGCCATTAGAGTTCAAGGAGCCAACAGCCTTGGTGTTGTACGAGGATTCATGTTCAGCAATACAAGTCCAGCGAGCCAATTGATCCTTAGGAACACCCAAGCTGTACATGGCCTTGGCCAAGGAACAGCGAGTATAAACCTCGCCCAAAGCAGGGGCCACCAAAAGGACAGCAGCCAAAATAGCAAAAGTgattttgaacattttgttgTGATAAGACCAAAAacgtttctatgaaaattttgccaaagctCTTGGTTTTTATAGCAAATCAATGCTAATGATAAGGCATACTGGTGGTTTagataaacaatttttgtttggaaaaacataaacttttgttgaaaactgtacattaattaattataaacatattactttattttaaatgaaaatagtaTCTTAAACTGTTTTTTGAAACTTATTAtcaaaaatcttttttaaattaattattactAGGTTTTAAAAAGTAAACCCATAAGACTATTTTAAGTACAATTTATAATGCCGTGCAAACAAATATGTTTTTAATCCTTACAAATACTTTAAATATGATAAAGTAAATTTGCAAACATTTAGAAAGGCCTTGAAGGCATCTTCTCAGATAATAATTTGAATACAGATATGGGGTTGCTATTGAATGCTAGAAGGCTTGAATAACAACTGCACCAAATCTTATTAAGATATACAGGAAGTTATATCTaagaaggccaccgtggcgcagagtttaACATGTCCCCCTAAGCCGATACCTCGGTACAAATCCCGGTGCAATCATGAGAAAACCTGTAAAAAAGGCATTACCCACCACATTTGCAGGCGGAGAggtttcccctccaaatgctggcaacatttgtgaggtataagccatgtaaaacttctctccaaagaggtgtcgcactgcggcatgccgttcggactcgtctattaacaggaggccccttatcattgagcttaaacttgaatcggacttcactcactgatgtgtgagaagtttgcctctgttccttagcggaatgttcatggacaaaaatttttacccaCCCCTTGATtgtatatacatacacatattaACCATATAAcaccaaaatctgatgaaaaatacATTATTTATGAATCCATGACAGCATTATGGATATATagtccgaactggaccaaacTCCGCACGGAGGTCCAGGGGTCTAACACACGCGCTGTTACAATTTTTACCGAATCGGGAAATTAATAGGCCTTTTATGGATTTAAGATTTTCgaggggagagtctcagtgattttggctcttaattaaatactgagagccaatgatactcgagttgacaaggcgagctattggggccttcaaataaccaatggcgaaaaaaggaccatgatttggggatctgtacctggaatgtccgcagaaggtgtagtatacgcgctggcggatgtattagagaagtacaagacagatattaccgccttacaggaagtgcaatgGACTGAAAATGGCgacactacaacaccaaacggtgacgaactatactatagctgccataacacgaggcatgaatttggctgtggatttgtggttagtcagagactgaaacaccttgtcttcagcttaactccggtggatgagaggctagccacaatccgcataaaagccaaattcttcaacatcagccttatttgtgcccaagcCCCGACGGaaaacaaagacgagcagaccaaggatattttctacgagcgcataGAGAGacaatatgaccgctgccccgcccatggttattaaaatcgttctgggagtttttaatgcgaagatagggaaggaagacatttttggtccaacagtcggaaagttttgcCTCCACGAGAtgacgtccagtaatgggttgagggtgatagatttcgccgcggcaaaaaccatggtagcaccagatttcaacataaaaatattcacaaagccacatggctgtcacccgatcaaaacacgagaaaccaaattgatcacgttgtgatagatggaaggcattcatccagctgttttagatgtacgatcgatccgtggagcgaatatagattcggatcattactttgtagcagcaaaggttcgcacccgtttgaacatggcgaggaaagtacgacctgacactgcacgaaagttggacattgaaaagttgcaaacacaacaaatggcagcggcatactccactcgactgacccaaccgcttgatgaaagcactccttgttgcgatgatataatggcgcagtggcaaactattgcccaatccatggaaaatgccgcgaaatccatacttgggtaccggaagcccccaccaagaaacccatggtatgaccaagagtgtcgagatgctactgaagcccagaatgcggcatataaagcaaccatgcaatcagtagcaacgcgccagatgaaggagaggtatcgggagaaaaggagagagaagaaacgtctattccgcagaaagaaaaacgaaatggaaagatgtgaatgtgagcgaattgagatgtacaggagacagaatgaagtccggaaactcTACCAAAGAAGAAgatcaaactgatggctttggtgcaggcccatacccctgcagagacaaagaaggtaatctggtaactgacacagacaacatgctgaggaaggggataccgcagaaccaatccctgatgatggtatacaatgtttacctcctagtcagaagaatgaggtccaagtagcagtgaccaggctaaagaacaacaaggcagcaggagttgacagattacccgctgaactatttaagaccggaggcgacacgctgataaggcgtatgcatcagcttatctgcgcaatcgggctagaagaacgcatacccgatgattagaacctcagcatactatgtcccgtacacaagaaagcagacaagacggaatgtgccaactacagaggaataagtctcctccccatcgcatacaagatactcaggagcgtactgtatgaaagattaaaacctgaaGTCATTGaggtaattgggccctatcaatgcggctttagacctggtaaatctaccctggaccagatattcacactgagccaaatcttggaaaagacccgagaaagaaaaatcaacacctaccatctctttgtggactacaaagccgccttcgatactcctttatgttcaaaggtatttcaagccatgtctgagtttggtatccctgcaaaattaataagtctcTGCAGCATGACACTTGCTggtacgcgttcctcagtaagaataggaaagaatctctccgaaccatttaataccaaacgaggtttcagacaaggagaatataaatgcggcttttatgagcccaacaACTTAAATCGGGGCATCGGTATGTAtaacagctaaatccaaatatttttctatcTTGACCATATTaggtacactcagaaaaatggtgcgcataaaataaagtaaaacactAATTCCAAATAAGTTagcaaattttaatctaatttggttaaattagaaaaaaaagcaaattttaagtaagTTTTACTCATCTGTAATTAGTGGCAAATAGTTCATTAACTTGGGTTTGGGAAGTCATTTTACTTAACCAAGTTTCTTCTCAACAAGTTAAATAACCCTATAGCAAACAACGTTTTTGTTTATCCAATATAAACATGCTATTATGTTGAGTTCAACGCTTCCTAGAAACCTATATTCCtcaatttgaataaatattcgTTCAAATTAGTTTAGGAATTTCTCAAATTTGAGAATAATTGcataaatttaattcaattacaagttttaacttaaaattttgtttaaaataaactaAGGTTGGGAGATTTTGTAACAGAGAAAAATAAATCCATTCTTCTAAGCAATACCAAATATAAATTGAGTGCAATTATAAAAATCCTTTTATAACACGTTGTTTGTCAGTCATAATACAAGAACGTTTGATTTGTGACTTCACTTTGTATAGGATAAATAGATCCATGTTAGAAACTCTTAATAAAATGTCCTTAGAAACCTTTAAAGGTTTATTACTGAcacaaattcttatttaaaaaggaaaatccgCCTTTTACATTTTCCTCTATTAAATTGGGCTGTGCAATTCAGCATCTTGCGCATGTGCCGCCGACCAAAAAGGCGTCAGCAACACACACAGGTAACAGCTAAAAACCATGCGAACCATTCCCGTGACGCGCATGTGCCGCCGACAAAAAGGCGTCGGCGATACACAAGTTCCCATGACGCAAAAAGTTCGTGGAcgggagaaagaaaaaaatgcaagaatatgaaataaaattaccAAAGTAAATTTGATGAGTCCAGATATCCATCTCTTCCTTCTGTTGTTTTCCATTCTTGTCTCAGAATATTATTACATAAAGAAATTTAATATGCTGCAGTGGTATACAGAAATTGGTTCCAATTGCTTCCGAATTGAATAAGCCGAACATACAGCGTTAAAGGTCCTGAAATTTGGGTAAGCATtagcaattaaaaaaacaataattattCTGTTCGActgtttttaaaaactgtagcgtgatttcaactatAGGGCAGTCTTGGATgtagaaagtatttttttaatagcAAAAAAGCTGAACCGGGACCGCTTGgctgcgccttttttactttatatggaacaaaattatcctttgaatatatatttttgggtaaaggggatGGTTTGGAGCCCAAGAAACGTggtccgaaagtgggtatgaatttcgtgtactacttccaaatacatttcatttaagccccattttgccatgatcagtaaatatgtATTTCCAATTTAGGGGTACATTCTGAGgtgtgaggtggtccctcagacacttagtcctgaaaaaatatcagcatcatgctctgctctcaaataaaatttttttaagccccatattgggatgaggcgtccccaaacact
The genomic region above belongs to Stomoxys calcitrans chromosome 5, idStoCalc2.1, whole genome shotgun sequence and contains:
- the LOC106091210 gene encoding lysozyme 2-like — encoded protein: MFKITFAILAAVLLVAPALGEVYTRCSLAKAMYSLGVPKDQLARWTCIAEHESSYNTKAVGSLNSNGSRDYGIFQINNYYWCSPPSGAFSYNECKIKCEDFLVDSIEPAVKCAQLVLKQQGWTAWSTWKYCDGTLPSIDSCF